One part of the Thioalbus denitrificans genome encodes these proteins:
- a CDS encoding chemotaxis protein CheW, producing the protein MQQTREEIAGSRRPAEVNCLLMPIGGGALLLPNILVAEVIGFSAPEPLADAPAWFAGRTEWRGLTVPLIRLETLLGVDAVPGAGRRIAILNALEEQTDTPFLGIVLQGIPALVRVRAAELEEDPEEGRGGPVLRRLRYQGQPVVVPDLEALTASLQAHVA; encoded by the coding sequence ATGCAACAGACACGCGAGGAAATCGCCGGCAGCCGGAGACCGGCAGAGGTCAACTGCCTGCTCATGCCCATCGGGGGAGGAGCGCTGCTGCTGCCCAACATCCTGGTGGCCGAGGTGATCGGTTTTTCCGCGCCGGAGCCCCTGGCCGACGCGCCGGCCTGGTTCGCGGGCCGCACCGAGTGGCGCGGGCTCACTGTGCCCCTGATCCGCCTGGAGACGCTCCTGGGTGTGGATGCCGTCCCCGGCGCCGGGCGCCGAATCGCCATCCTCAACGCCCTCGAGGAGCAGACCGACACGCCCTTCCTCGGCATCGTGCTGCAGGGCATCCCGGCCCTGGTCAGGGTGCGGGCGGCGGAGCTGGAAGAGGACCCGGAGGAGGGGCGGGGAGGGCCGGTCCTGCGCCGGCTCCGCTATCAGGGGCAGCCGGTGGTGGTGCCGGACCTGGAGGCATTGACGGCGTCGCTGCAGGCACACGTCGCCTGA
- a CDS encoding rhodanese-like domain-containing protein has translation MKGRIFGGMALSGLVLAALAWTQPATALEVNIAELIPYVDVMHEGKKVRVMRIQDTDHALTGGFTKTSRPCPPFCYHPMQVAPGVATVGEVELVKFMADEVNRGTGLIIDARTPQWYQGGTIPGSVNIPFTILSGDDIKAPELQAAMERFGARQKAPGEMEPGFLQRLFGGAGTNDSPWDFTQAKNLLLFCNGPWCDQSPRAIKGLLKLGYPADKLFYYRGGMQNWQVGGFTTVVPEGG, from the coding sequence ATGAAAGGACGGATATTCGGGGGGATGGCGCTGTCGGGACTGGTTCTGGCGGCCCTGGCCTGGACGCAGCCGGCGACCGCGCTGGAGGTCAATATCGCCGAGTTGATCCCCTATGTGGATGTGATGCACGAGGGCAAGAAGGTGCGCGTGATGCGTATCCAGGATACCGATCACGCGCTCACGGGGGGGTTCACCAAGACCTCGCGTCCGTGCCCGCCCTTCTGCTACCACCCGATGCAGGTGGCGCCCGGGGTGGCCACGGTGGGCGAGGTGGAACTGGTTAAGTTCATGGCCGACGAGGTGAACCGCGGCACCGGCCTCATCATCGATGCGCGCACCCCCCAGTGGTATCAGGGCGGGACCATCCCCGGCTCGGTGAATATCCCCTTCACCATTCTTTCCGGGGACGATATCAAGGCGCCGGAGCTGCAGGCGGCGATGGAGCGGTTCGGCGCCCGGCAGAAAGCCCCGGGGGAGATGGAGCCGGGGTTCCTCCAGCGCCTGTTCGGCGGGGCCGGGACGAACGACTCGCCCTGGGACTTCACCCAGGCGAAGAATCTGCTGCTGTTCTGCAACGGTCCCTGGTGCGACCAGTCGCCGCGGGCCATCAAGGGGCTGCTCAAACTCGGCTACCCGGCCGACAAGCTCTTCTACTACCGGGGCGGGATGCAGAACTGGCAGGTCGGCGGCTTCACCACGGTGGTGCCCGAAGGCGGCTGA
- a CDS encoding 16S rRNA (uracil(1498)-N(3))-methyltransferase, with product MRIPRLYHPDNLHGLTTVELPKESAHYLGRVLRLAPASPIILFDGSGLEYPGRIEHLGRSAARVVLEPPLRPAVESPLRIELQQGISRGERMDYTLQKAVELGVAAITPVITRRSVVQLDRARQEKRLQHWRGVIIAACEQSGRTCPPTLAGITPLDGCLQPAPGGLRLLLDPEAATTARALPPPENGRVTLLVGPEGGLDGEERALARRAGYVGVRLGPRVLRTETAGLAAIAVLQHLWGDLG from the coding sequence ATGCGTATTCCGCGCCTGTACCATCCGGACAACCTCCACGGCCTGACGACGGTGGAGCTGCCGAAGGAGAGCGCCCACTACCTGGGACGGGTCCTGCGCCTCGCGCCGGCCAGCCCCATCATCCTGTTCGACGGCAGCGGACTGGAGTACCCGGGGCGGATCGAACACCTGGGCCGCTCGGCGGCGCGGGTGGTCCTGGAGCCGCCGCTCCGGCCCGCGGTCGAGTCGCCCCTGCGCATCGAGCTGCAGCAGGGCATCTCCCGCGGAGAGCGGATGGACTACACCCTGCAGAAGGCCGTGGAGCTGGGCGTGGCCGCGATCACCCCCGTCATCACGCGGCGCTCGGTGGTCCAGCTCGACCGCGCCCGGCAGGAGAAGCGGCTGCAGCACTGGCGCGGGGTCATCATTGCCGCCTGCGAACAGTCGGGACGCACATGCCCACCCACCCTGGCGGGCATCACGCCGCTGGATGGCTGCCTGCAACCGGCGCCGGGAGGACTGCGGCTGCTGCTCGATCCGGAGGCCGCCACGACAGCCCGGGCGCTGCCGCCGCCGGAGAACGGCAGGGTGACGCTGCTGGTGGGTCCCGAGGGCGGGCTGGACGGGGAGGAGCGCGCTCTTGCGCGCCGGGCGGGCTACGTGGGGGTCAGGCTGGGGCCGCGCGTGCTGCGCACCGAAACCGCGGGGCTTGCCGCCATCGCGGTGCTCCAGCACCTGTGGGGCGATCTGGGCTGA
- the asnB gene encoding asparagine synthase (glutamine-hydrolyzing) translates to MCGLAGFIDYRNPIAAGERRRILARMGQRLARRGPDDEQFYDDGVLSLVFRRLAIIDPGTGRQPIWNEDESILVAVNGEIYNHRELRARLAGGHAFRTRSDSEVVLHLYEELGEECLRELNGMFAILVWDRRRQKLLLARDRLGIKPLYYAHVDGALLFASELKALLAHPRCPRTLNWSDIGRPGKQPGRTPSFVTGVHHLPGGEYLACSRERGPATAPYWRLADHLPGVDEDRTTEPEICIERYGELLEDSVRRQLMSDVPVGLFLSGGVDSCLLAAIAAAHQPNLHCFTVVERTTVRVGDVEQAARTADRLGLPFHAVIYDRDTLLDTLGFDLQHFEYLVWMMESPRFEMEWLLKHELHRYAKTAVPGLKVILLGQGADEFAGGYSSPLHSQRADWDRYLGHLYRKQRWPEWSAAGIPERYFRLLADDGPANPATAGQDPYHLEMLSSARFLQRYNLWHEDRTSAIQGIESRVPFLDHRLVELLAGIPARLHPRLFFDKRIVREQLARRLPDYPVERRKVNFYRTGAVSSVDLMAARILRRIYPHFREKYLEGADALFAATPLDQLFERGVQGRHIDMYAVSHLYEAMALAVFRDGVLGPPDTAVPSVMDAPSPLRGADGETLQGILREWSLPPQPGAGNGPAG, encoded by the coding sequence ATGTGTGGACTGGCCGGCTTCATCGACTACCGCAACCCCATCGCCGCCGGTGAACGGCGCCGGATTCTCGCCCGGATGGGCCAGCGCCTGGCGCGGCGCGGGCCCGATGACGAGCAGTTCTACGACGACGGGGTGCTGTCGCTGGTGTTCCGCCGCCTCGCCATCATCGATCCGGGAACCGGCCGCCAGCCCATCTGGAACGAGGATGAGAGCATCCTGGTGGCGGTCAACGGGGAGATCTACAACCACCGGGAACTGCGCGCCCGGCTCGCCGGCGGACACGCCTTCCGCACCCGCTCCGATTCGGAGGTGGTGCTGCACCTCTACGAGGAGCTGGGGGAGGAGTGTCTCCGCGAGCTGAACGGCATGTTCGCCATCCTGGTCTGGGATCGCCGCCGGCAGAAGCTCCTGCTGGCCCGGGATCGCCTCGGCATCAAGCCCCTCTACTACGCCCACGTGGATGGCGCCCTGCTGTTCGCCTCCGAGCTCAAGGCCCTGCTGGCCCATCCCCGCTGTCCGCGGACGCTGAACTGGAGCGATATCGGCCGACCCGGGAAGCAGCCGGGGCGCACCCCCAGCTTCGTCACCGGCGTCCACCATCTGCCCGGCGGTGAGTACCTCGCCTGCAGCCGGGAGCGGGGGCCCGCGACCGCTCCCTACTGGCGGCTTGCCGATCACCTGCCGGGCGTGGACGAGGACCGGACCACCGAGCCGGAGATCTGCATCGAGCGCTACGGCGAGCTGCTCGAGGACAGCGTGCGGCGACAGCTGATGAGCGACGTTCCGGTGGGCCTGTTCCTCAGCGGCGGAGTGGACTCCTGCCTGCTGGCGGCCATCGCCGCGGCGCACCAGCCGAACCTGCACTGCTTTACGGTGGTGGAGCGGACCACGGTCCGGGTCGGCGACGTGGAGCAGGCCGCCCGGACCGCGGACCGGCTCGGCCTGCCCTTCCACGCCGTCATCTACGATCGGGACACCCTCCTCGATACGCTGGGCTTCGATCTGCAGCATTTCGAGTACCTGGTGTGGATGATGGAGTCGCCCCGTTTCGAGATGGAGTGGCTGCTCAAGCACGAACTGCACCGCTACGCGAAAACGGCAGTGCCCGGTCTCAAGGTCATCCTGCTCGGCCAGGGCGCCGACGAGTTCGCCGGCGGCTACTCCTCGCCCCTGCATTCGCAGCGTGCGGACTGGGACCGCTATCTCGGCCACCTGTACAGGAAGCAGCGCTGGCCGGAGTGGTCAGCGGCCGGGATTCCGGAGCGGTACTTCAGGCTCCTCGCCGACGACGGCCCGGCCAATCCGGCCACGGCTGGACAGGACCCCTACCACCTGGAGATGCTCTCCAGCGCCCGCTTCCTGCAGCGCTACAACCTCTGGCACGAGGACCGGACCAGCGCGATCCAGGGCATCGAATCCCGGGTGCCGTTCCTGGACCACCGGCTGGTGGAGCTGCTCGCCGGCATCCCCGCCCGCCTGCACCCGCGGCTGTTCTTCGACAAGCGCATCGTCCGGGAACAGCTGGCGCGCCGCCTGCCGGATTATCCCGTCGAGCGCCGCAAGGTGAACTTCTACCGCACCGGCGCCGTTTCCTCGGTCGACCTGATGGCGGCACGCATCCTGCGCCGTATCTACCCACACTTCCGGGAGAAATACCTGGAAGGCGCCGATGCCCTGTTCGCGGCCACTCCCCTCGACCAGCTGTTCGAGCGGGGCGTCCAGGGGAGGCATATCGACATGTACGCGGTGAGCCATCTATATGAGGCCATGGCGCTGGCGGTATTCCGCGACGGCGTCCTCGGGCCGCCCGACACCGCGGTCCCGTCCGTGATGGATGCACCCTCGCCCCTGCGCGGGGCCGACGGGGAAACCCTGCAGGGAATCCTGCGCGAGTGGAGCCTGCCACCACAGCCTGGAGCCGGAAACGGTCCCGCGGGCTGA
- a CDS encoding DUF6941 family protein: MNDNEQHLELVDVLLCDDVRRETDGRFSLMGIHPGRAIATAQLPTVLSQLAFVLRFRGSLPEDDTLHVSIEAPDEHQTRSVQGRPLPGAGTGGETLFVILAAPLQISMEGNYTLEGLIGDYAFAREFTVSRTALD, encoded by the coding sequence ATGAACGACAATGAACAGCACCTGGAGCTGGTCGACGTGCTGCTGTGTGATGACGTGAGACGTGAAACCGACGGACGCTTCTCGCTCATGGGGATCCATCCCGGGCGCGCCATCGCCACCGCCCAGCTGCCGACCGTGCTGAGCCAGCTTGCCTTCGTCCTGCGCTTCCGCGGCAGCCTGCCGGAGGACGACACCCTCCATGTCTCCATCGAGGCACCCGACGAGCATCAGACCCGTTCGGTCCAGGGCCGTCCCCTTCCCGGCGCCGGCACGGGTGGTGAGACGCTGTTCGTGATCCTGGCCGCGCCGCTGCAGATCTCCATGGAGGGGAACTACACCCTCGAGGGGCTCATCGGCGACTACGCCTTCGCGCGCGAGTTCACCGTCAGCCGCACCGCGCTCGACTGA
- a CDS encoding sulfotransferase family protein, with protein sequence MFPNFILVGAAKSGTSSLYHYLRQHPEVFMSREKEPHFFAPAKWCGHPVPDRAEYERLFDGAGGCRAVGEASTGYLYYEDSPDRIHALVPGCRIVAVLRNPVDRAFSGWCHEVREGLETVSFEQALDEEEQKGLRVIRGGDFSFNYIRQGFVAGNLARYIELFGRERVLILFYDDLERDPDAFMARLFRFLGVAPGFRGDWSYRYNPSGVPRFDWLHRLVDGEGRWRQPLVRLARWLLPEPVRIPLWHRVRDWNVRSGSSPALDPATRRRLQARFAGEIDAEEALTGRSLEPWRAGRPLDPEPWAGRPDDGPAQVASASSTGAGKGA encoded by the coding sequence ATGTTTCCCAACTTCATCCTGGTGGGAGCCGCCAAGTCCGGGACCTCCTCCCTCTATCACTACCTCCGGCAGCATCCGGAGGTCTTCATGTCGAGGGAAAAGGAGCCCCACTTCTTCGCCCCGGCGAAGTGGTGCGGCCATCCCGTTCCGGACCGGGCGGAGTACGAGCGGCTGTTCGACGGGGCCGGGGGCTGCCGGGCGGTGGGGGAGGCCTCCACGGGGTATCTCTACTACGAGGATTCGCCGGACCGGATCCATGCCCTGGTGCCCGGGTGCCGCATCGTGGCGGTGCTGCGCAATCCCGTGGACCGGGCCTTCTCCGGCTGGTGCCACGAGGTACGGGAGGGACTGGAGACGGTGAGCTTCGAGCAGGCCCTGGATGAGGAGGAACAGAAGGGCCTGCGCGTCATCCGCGGCGGCGACTTCAGCTTCAACTACATCCGCCAGGGCTTCGTCGCCGGGAACCTGGCGCGCTACATCGAGCTGTTCGGGCGGGAGCGGGTGCTGATCCTGTTCTACGACGACCTGGAGCGGGATCCGGACGCCTTCATGGCCCGGCTGTTCCGGTTCCTCGGGGTCGCCCCGGGTTTCCGCGGCGACTGGAGCTACCGCTACAACCCCTCCGGCGTCCCCCGGTTCGACTGGCTGCACCGGCTGGTGGACGGGGAGGGGCGCTGGCGGCAGCCCCTGGTGCGCCTGGCGCGGTGGCTGCTCCCGGAGCCGGTGCGTATTCCGCTGTGGCACCGGGTACGGGACTGGAACGTGCGCAGCGGCTCCAGTCCGGCGCTGGACCCCGCGACCCGCCGCCGGCTGCAGGCACGCTTCGCCGGCGAGATCGACGCCGAGGAGGCGCTGACCGGACGCAGCCTCGAGCCCTGGCGTGCGGGACGGCCGCTGGATCCGGAACCCTGGGCCGGGCGGCCGGATGACGGCCCGGCTCAGGTGGCGTCGGCGTCCTCCACGGGGGCGGGGAAGGGCGCGTAG
- a CDS encoding phenylacetate--CoA ligase family protein — translation MTTAPEPSTLARELEEQRRWRLRSQWEGLDLFDRLVRNEFISADEHADRADAAVRQIVGYAAEHIPFYRDHLREQGIDPEQIDGVDKLPLLPVLTKQDLQRRAADLRPARLPPGEQPGGIARTSGTTGQPAEILHTRFSRNMFAVLKQRELRWFRFDPNGTFAYIRPPTDLPRRGDGEPIGLNTTCYHDSWPSAGRYFNTGPFRGFSDLNPVEAQVEWLLKHRPEYVLGQSAQLEHLALGFMDHTPPPNLQAFEAISQQLTPDMRHRIESTFGTPVQQNYGLNEIGIVAVRCPEGGRYHVHTEHCLVEVVDEEGRPVAPGERGRLLVTGLSNAAMPLLRYDADDMAVAAEGPCPCGRTLPGFQDLVGRYRRTIALPPGTWGYWDALLYTLGHAPRELIGGLRKYQLHQFRDGSFELRLESSALPDALLDAIHGAWRRHGGAEAAPLEIRVLKDIPRPAGGKFQNFTSDYAPFPAPVEDADAT, via the coding sequence ATGACAACGGCACCTGAACCATCCACCCTGGCCCGGGAACTGGAGGAGCAGCGCCGCTGGCGGCTGCGATCGCAGTGGGAGGGGCTGGATCTCTTCGACCGCCTGGTCCGCAACGAATTCATCTCCGCCGACGAGCACGCGGACCGCGCCGACGCCGCGGTCCGGCAGATCGTCGGCTATGCCGCCGAGCACATCCCCTTCTACCGCGACCACCTGCGCGAACAGGGAATCGACCCGGAGCAGATCGACGGGGTCGACAAGCTGCCGCTGCTGCCCGTCCTGACCAAGCAGGATCTTCAGCGACGCGCCGCCGACCTGCGCCCTGCGCGGCTCCCGCCCGGGGAGCAGCCCGGCGGCATCGCCAGGACCTCCGGGACTACCGGGCAACCCGCCGAGATACTGCACACCAGGTTCAGCCGCAACATGTTCGCGGTGCTCAAGCAGCGCGAACTGCGCTGGTTCCGGTTCGATCCGAACGGGACCTTCGCCTACATCCGCCCCCCCACCGACCTGCCGCGGCGCGGGGACGGCGAGCCCATCGGGCTGAACACCACCTGCTACCACGACAGCTGGCCGTCGGCGGGCCGCTACTTCAACACCGGCCCGTTCCGCGGCTTCAGCGATCTCAACCCGGTGGAGGCGCAGGTGGAGTGGCTGCTGAAGCACCGGCCCGAATACGTTCTCGGCCAGTCCGCCCAGCTCGAGCACCTGGCCCTGGGCTTCATGGATCACACGCCACCGCCCAACCTCCAGGCCTTCGAGGCCATCTCCCAGCAGCTCACGCCCGACATGCGCCACCGCATCGAGTCCACCTTCGGCACGCCCGTGCAGCAGAACTACGGGCTCAACGAGATTGGCATCGTGGCGGTGCGCTGCCCGGAAGGCGGGCGCTACCACGTCCACACCGAGCACTGCCTGGTGGAGGTGGTGGACGAGGAGGGGCGGCCGGTCGCGCCCGGTGAGCGGGGCCGACTGCTGGTGACCGGGCTGAGCAACGCCGCCATGCCGCTCCTCCGCTACGACGCCGATGACATGGCGGTGGCGGCGGAAGGGCCCTGTCCGTGCGGGCGGACGCTGCCGGGCTTCCAGGACCTCGTGGGACGTTACCGCCGCACCATCGCCCTCCCGCCCGGCACCTGGGGCTACTGGGACGCACTGCTCTACACCCTCGGCCACGCACCCCGCGAGCTGATCGGCGGCCTGCGCAAGTACCAGCTCCACCAGTTCCGGGACGGCTCCTTCGAGCTGCGCCTGGAGTCCTCCGCCCTGCCCGACGCCCTGCTGGACGCCATCCACGGGGCCTGGCGGCGCCACGGCGGCGCGGAGGCCGCGCCGCTGGAAATCCGGGTGCTGAAGGACATTCCGCGCCCGGCGGGCGGCAAGTTCCAGAACTTCACCTCCGACTACGCGCCCTTCCCCGCCCCCGTGGAGGACGCCGACGCCACCTGA
- a CDS encoding 6-pyruvoyl trahydropterin synthase family protein — MYRVTKSISFCYGHRLLDYDGKCRHLHGHNARAIITLEGETLDEQGMLYDFNEIRGLVKDWIDAELDHNMLLHRDDPILPALREAGERVYVVDWNPTAENIARMIFEHIAAAGYPVKDVTLWETETCYASYSSR, encoded by the coding sequence ATGTACCGAGTCACCAAATCCATCTCGTTCTGTTACGGCCACCGGCTGCTTGACTACGACGGCAAGTGCCGGCACCTGCACGGACACAATGCGCGGGCCATCATCACGCTCGAGGGCGAAACGCTCGATGAGCAGGGCATGCTCTACGACTTCAACGAGATCCGGGGGCTGGTGAAGGACTGGATCGACGCGGAGCTCGATCACAACATGCTCCTGCACCGGGACGATCCCATCCTCCCCGCCCTGCGCGAGGCCGGCGAACGGGTCTACGTGGTGGACTGGAATCCGACGGCGGAGAACATCGCGCGCATGATCTTCGAGCACATCGCCGCTGCCGGCTACCCGGTCAAGGATGTCACCCTGTGGGAGACCGAGACCTGCTACGCCAGCTACAGCAGCCGCTAG
- a CDS encoding 7-cyano-7-deazaguanine synthase gives MAGPVAVLVSGGIDSAALAVELAGTHPVVHPLYLRHGLQWEETELAHLRRFLAAAERPALRPVSVLELPVADLYGRHWSLSDGAVPDHSTPDEAVYLPGRNLLFLAKAGVWCERHGVSAIALAPLKGNPFSDNSPEFYAAMERVLELALGFRLEILRPYAALTKAEVIRRSSRLPLELTFSCMDPRQGRHCGRCNKCAERHRAFREAGVEDRTEYAAPPR, from the coding sequence ATGGCGGGTCCGGTCGCCGTCCTGGTCAGCGGGGGCATCGACAGCGCGGCGCTGGCGGTGGAGCTCGCCGGGACCCACCCCGTCGTCCATCCCCTCTACCTGCGCCACGGGCTGCAGTGGGAGGAGACGGAGCTGGCGCACCTGCGCCGCTTCCTGGCGGCCGCCGAACGCCCGGCGCTGCGCCCGGTGAGCGTGCTGGAGCTGCCCGTCGCCGACCTCTACGGCCGCCACTGGAGCCTCTCCGACGGTGCGGTTCCGGATCACAGCACCCCGGACGAGGCGGTCTACCTGCCGGGACGCAACCTGCTGTTCCTGGCCAAGGCCGGGGTCTGGTGCGAACGCCACGGCGTGTCCGCCATCGCCCTGGCACCGCTCAAGGGCAACCCCTTCTCCGACAACAGCCCCGAGTTCTACGCCGCCATGGAGCGGGTCCTGGAGCTGGCGCTGGGATTCCGGCTGGAGATCCTGCGTCCCTATGCCGCGCTCACCAAGGCGGAGGTCATCCGGCGTTCGAGCCGGCTGCCACTGGAGCTGACCTTCTCCTGCATGGACCCGCGCCAGGGTCGCCACTGCGGCCGCTGCAACAAGTGCGCCGAGCGGCACAGGGCCTTCCGGGAGGCTGGAGTGGAGGACCGCACGGAGTACGCGGCACCACCCCGCTGA
- a CDS encoding methyltransferase domain-containing protein produces the protein MRMELISTLTCPESRPGSPCGGPLRLERTPRPELDAAGTELREGVLRCPECGAEYPVIAGIAILLPQVQGWLRANYYYLIAGAAQAGGVGAEMTAWLEARDWHLGNRFASNYYEENRWVNIFTSTHYDTTPAGADDRSPLGRFIASQPQVFETVETMLARHLDGPVARALDVGTNVGGMAQRLGSLAASVIGIDLAYNPVLAARRIQTGHPLPQREYRRYLDGRHHELRPLPAERANTEFLVASATALPLSGRFALITALNVVDVVPDPVAFLGRLAEHLEPDGLLLITSPYSWGSDDVPIDAWVGATREAPSAEQMVRELEGLGFGILESVDHVPWVLREHQRWYRAFLNHCILARRGRN, from the coding sequence ATGAGAATGGAGCTGATTTCCACCCTGACCTGCCCTGAGTCCAGGCCGGGGAGTCCCTGCGGCGGCCCGCTCCGGCTGGAGCGGACACCGCGCCCGGAGCTCGATGCCGCGGGGACCGAGTTGCGCGAGGGCGTGCTGCGCTGCCCCGAGTGCGGCGCGGAGTACCCGGTCATCGCGGGCATCGCCATCCTGCTGCCCCAGGTCCAGGGCTGGCTGCGCGCCAACTACTACTACCTGATCGCCGGCGCCGCCCAGGCCGGCGGCGTCGGTGCGGAGATGACCGCCTGGCTCGAGGCCCGCGACTGGCACCTGGGCAACCGGTTCGCCTCCAACTATTACGAGGAGAACCGCTGGGTCAACATCTTCACCTCCACCCACTACGACACCACCCCGGCCGGCGCCGACGACCGCTCCCCCCTGGGACGTTTCATCGCCTCCCAGCCCCAGGTCTTCGAGACGGTGGAGACGATGCTCGCCCGGCACCTGGACGGCCCCGTGGCCCGGGCCCTGGACGTGGGCACCAACGTGGGCGGCATGGCCCAGCGGCTGGGCTCCCTGGCCGCATCGGTCATCGGCATCGACCTGGCCTACAACCCGGTCCTCGCCGCGCGCCGCATCCAGACCGGACACCCGCTGCCCCAGCGCGAGTACCGCCGCTACCTGGACGGTCGCCACCACGAGCTCAGGCCCCTGCCCGCGGAACGCGCCAATACCGAGTTCCTGGTGGCCTCGGCCACCGCGCTGCCCCTCTCGGGACGCTTCGCTCTCATCACCGCCCTCAACGTGGTGGACGTCGTTCCCGATCCGGTGGCGTTCCTGGGGCGCCTGGCCGAACACCTGGAACCGGACGGCCTGCTGCTCATCACCTCGCCCTACTCCTGGGGCTCGGACGACGTGCCCATCGACGCCTGGGTCGGCGCCACCCGCGAGGCGCCGTCGGCCGAGCAGATGGTCCGGGAGCTGGAAGGGCTCGGGTTCGGCATCCTGGAGAGCGTGGACCACGTGCCCTGGGTCCTGCGCGAGCACCAGCGCTGGTACCGGGCCTTTCTCAACCACTGCATCCTCGCGCGGCGGGGGCGGAACTGA
- a CDS encoding SagB/ThcOx family dehydrogenase gives MPDKPNVFPAAGTDRWWSPALLLSLLLSMMPLAAAAGVEACGTEPPAVVELPEPAFRGAPLEEVIAARRTVRYYSPEPLGLQDLSQILWSAQGITDPDRGMRAAPSAGGTYPVDLYVQPNNVFGLECGVYRYEPVGHRLVLYRAGRFRDAIHEAALGQRWVYTAGAVILFVATPARVAEKYDEASALKSTLLEAGHISQNIYLQATSLGLGVGAIGGFSAEAMGRLLGLGEGQKVVYLNLVGNRR, from the coding sequence ATGCCGGATAAGCCAAACGTTTTTCCCGCCGCCGGTACGGACCGCTGGTGGTCCCCGGCGCTGCTGTTGTCGCTGTTGCTGTCCATGATGCCGCTGGCCGCGGCCGCCGGAGTCGAGGCCTGCGGCACGGAACCGCCCGCGGTGGTGGAGCTGCCGGAGCCCGCCTTCCGCGGCGCGCCCCTGGAGGAGGTCATCGCGGCGCGGCGCACGGTCAGATACTACAGCCCCGAGCCCCTCGGCCTCCAGGACCTGTCCCAGATTTTGTGGTCGGCGCAGGGCATCACCGATCCCGATCGGGGCATGCGGGCCGCGCCTTCGGCCGGCGGGACCTATCCCGTCGATCTCTACGTCCAGCCCAACAATGTCTTCGGGCTCGAGTGCGGCGTCTATCGCTACGAGCCGGTCGGCCATCGCCTGGTTCTGTACCGCGCCGGGCGCTTCCGCGACGCCATCCACGAGGCGGCCCTCGGCCAGCGCTGGGTCTACACCGCCGGCGCGGTCATCCTGTTCGTGGCCACTCCCGCCCGGGTGGCGGAGAAGTATGACGAGGCGTCGGCCCTGAAGTCCACCCTGCTGGAGGCCGGGCACATCAGCCAGAACATCTATCTCCAGGCCACCTCCCTGGGGCTCGGCGTCGGCGCCATCGGCGGCTTCTCGGCGGAGGCCATGGGCAGGCTGCTCGGCCTGGGCGAGGGACAGAAGGTCGTCTACCTCAACCTCGTCGGCAACCGCCGCTAG